A window of the Theileria parva strain Muguga chromosome 2, complete sequence, whole genome shotgun sequence genome harbors these coding sequences:
- the slc20a1b gene encoding Phosphate transporter family protein → MASSHPELLWVLIATGISCSLLAVSIGSNDVANAFSTSIGSGTLNLRSAICIAFVFEILGSIFLGGTVSDAIRTKILNFSAFSDAPRDLALGMLSSSLGSFIFLAVASLFGIPVSTTHSLLGALAGFGVASGRFSGVRWIELLYIVISWFIVPMLSVFVSATFYIIIQELILKRRDSFKVMMNFHWIFNIIFSVPLSIFIAYENSVLRSNMGSSADSYRVWFARSNWNKFLSVLIVLSILSTASTIVSYTVLHFRIKGNWSYIESLHNIDPTITRSNKKKSRKFRLKKHRFNQKSEDKEHSDPGQEDNKESCSPDVENPDESCQDPENKDDKNSTSRNLPSTAFSKNYKEGEPPEDAKNAKNRGRLKPDGGSSADSSPDDYSLDNAMTQTDSSINRFLTGIKSAFVTSINKSRSFTNSNMHLDYREQTSNNSIKSNSSGHNGSGNSVTKSLSNSSKLSNNRKAIGKYKKVVVPTEIKKSKKHMTQTVFSAIQIVGASIAIISQSSNDTANAVSTFATMYFLYYDGIDEEVKTTPWYILMIGGILMGFGLAFFGYRVIKTVGLNITRVTPSRGYTIDCSSGTIVLILSQLGVPISSTHVAVSSILGVGMVQHLPAYNKQYSLIYIDEKNQELDPSNDPPANDMEETTGEQNLDSANAESHVSTPQGSNQHCESPVSADNTSSVLSLYGAEKKSLLAFFHSIFSRITSRHVNFGLYRKIFVTWIVTIFSTGFLSAIIFLLLKLFYKFS, encoded by the coding sequence ATGGCATCATCACATCCCGAACTTTTGTGGGTATTGATAGCCACTGGAATATCCTGTAGTCTTCTGGCCGTCTCTATTGGCTCGAATGACGTGGCAAACGCCTTTTCGACGTCGATTGGGAGCGGGACCCTGAACCTTCGGTCGGCAATTTGTATTGCTTTCGTTTTTGAGATTCTAGGCTCGATTTTCCTCGGCGGAACAGTTTCTGATGCAATCAGaacaaaaattttaaacttttctGCCTTCTCAGATGCGCCTAGGGATTTGGCGCTGGGAATGTTGTCCTCCTCCCTTGGCTCGTTTATTTTCCTGGCCGTTGCATCTCTGTTTGGAATTCCAGTCTCGACGACGCACAGTCTCTTAGGAGCTCTTGCTGGTTTTGGAGTGGCTTCAGGCCGTTTTTCAGGAGTGCGCTGGATTGAACTGCTGTACATTGTCATCTCGTGGTTTATAGTGCCCATGTTGTCGGTGTTCGTGAGCGCGACCTTTTACATCATAATCCAGGAGTTAATTCTTAAGCGCAGAGATTCGTTCAAGGTCATGATGAACTTTCACTGGATATTCAACATCATCTTTTCGGTTCCGCTCTCGATATTCATCGCATACGAAAACTCAGTCCTCAGATCAAACATGGGATCATCTGCAGACTCCTATCGCGTGTGGTTCGCCAGGTCAAACTGGAACAAGTTTTTATCGGTTTTAATAGTGCTGTCAATTTTGTCCACAGCTTCTACAATTGTTTCATACACGGTTTTACATTTTAGAATTAAGGGCAACTGGTCCTATATAGAATCATTACACAATATTGACCCTACCATCACAAGGTCAAATAAAAAAAAGAGCCGAAAATTTAGGCTAAAAAAACATAGATTTAACCAAAAATCGGAAGATAAAGAGCATTCAGATCCAGGGCAGGAGGACAATAAGGAGTCCTGTTCACCGGATGTTGAAAACCCTGATGAATCTTGTCAAGATCCCGAAAATAAGGATGACAAGAATTCAACTTCCAGAAATTTACCCTCAACTGcattttctaaaaattataaagaaGGCGAGCCGCCTGAAGATGCGAAAAACGCAAAAAATCGAGGAAGATTGAAACCGGACGGAGGCAGTTCAGCGGATTCAAGCCCAGATGATTACTCACTAGACAACGCAATGACTCAGACAGACTCGAGCATAAACCGCTTTTTGACAGGGATAAAAAGCGCCTTCGTGACCTCAATTAACAAGAGCAGAAGCTTCACAAATTCGAATATGCACCTAGACTACCGAGAGCAAACGTCAAACAATAGCATTAAATCAAACTCTAGCGGGCATAACGGATCTGGAAACAGCGTAACTAAGTCTCTTTCAAACAGTTCTAAATTGTCAAATAACCGCAAGGCCATTGGAAAGTACAAGAAGGTTGTTGTCCCAACTGAGATCAAGAAGAGTAAGAAACACATGACGCAGACCGTGTTTTCAGCAATTCAAATCGTCGGTGCGTCCATAGCAATCATTTCACAGTCCTCAAATGACACTGCAAACGCAGTCTCGACCTTCGCCACAATGTACTTTCTGTACTATGACGGCATCGACGAGGAGGTAAAGACCACGCCCTGGTACATTCTCATGATTGGCGGCATTCTCATGGGGTTTGGTCTCGCCTTTTTCGGTTACAGAGTCATTAAAACCGTCGGACTAAACATTACACGCGTTACACCCTCAAGAGGTTACACTATCGACTGCTCGTCTGGAACAATTGTTCTCATCCTGTCCCAGCTCGGAGTCCCAATCAGCTCCACCCACGTCGCAGTCTCTTCAATTCTCGGCGTTGGCATGGTGCAGCACCTGCCGGCCTATAATAAACAGTACTCACTCATCTACATTGACGAAAAGAACCAGGAACTTGACCCTTCCAACGATCCTCCCGCCAATGATATGGAGGAAACAACTGGAGAACAAAACTTGGATTCCGCCAATGCGGAGTCTCACGTCAGCACACCTCAAGGTAGTAACCAGCATTGTGAAAGTCCTGTGAGCGCTGACAACACTTCGAGTGTCCTGAGCTTATACGGAGCCGAGAAGAAGAGCCTGCTGGCTTTCTTCCACAGCATCTTCTCCAGAATCACCTCTAGGCACGTCAACTTCGGGCTGTACAGGAAGATTTTCGTCACTTGGATCGTCACGATTTTTTCCACCGGATTCCTCAGTGCCATCATCTTCTTGCTCCTGAAACTTTTTTATAAGTTTTCATAA
- a CDS encoding Cyclic nucleotide-binding domain protein: MMDKDKRVKDLVLPSMLEYKVMEDFRRTLSKRPYEYLEDGNYDVYLKDTKKQKDEKEPYVSVHRKELIKIYSDILTLIKHKQKHINSQLVNPKFDIARHNFICICKNSVKFHDYYLKSGSPPRSVSELKSKPEKMPKVPEEKPAVKPKPETPELNETNYEKAYLVSTSRTDESQQDDYYSRLDTYFSLKSKEHTSPSTERVKSTKLVDKSGKGVTFAGVGSVQKTSSFVDPVKKADSLVESLQKSETFSSESYPESMERKDTYKVEDLMQLPSLNIEALHPSESRESSVESVKVRPKPRERKVKDVKTGDKQVEQTVYGVDEKVDKEGELDFQKSSLLNNQEAEMRNDLLHLFESVGVLSDLPRERLLELSSHFKLRSFFAKTSIILAGEYPKEFYIVASGTVSSYAYDPTDTEDTYRRTYLSSDYFGESFIIDDVPSDEFYVADTHVTLQAMNSKLFRTLLADQFNAFKCRLNELKHYASYGAHRLGTGKFLSTRFGTARLGTGKFGNVKVGTVRLGTKIGTNLNLDRFMTDEKEVKAYTVLGKELLGFMKSFYFFAKYEQMNKLAKKVTYQEYSNKEILEDVAKGSGLFLIFKGRISLQIYEQSYNRQLELVSFAPNSYFFNFRPNSETVANILDRKSLVVTENVKLLYLAQKYVQKCLSESLPQMTTYLENLYKSRYIHIATVGDKVTSSTSSDEDSEDSVDDIVPDKTASSSEGTESSSDDSPSLSESPVAPKDLSDSPEPSKDSSGTINDTEPTPEDSIESIKESTDSVKCSEQTVEDSESVKESEPVPDDSSETIKESTDSVKDTDPIIEDTIIEDSESVKDSEQTLEDSESLKGSEQSPESASEDGLIVSRRSFEYPADVSIRGSTYRSEKLDSSRTGSNLQSRRDSSRSVSTLENKLDSSRSSKLESKESSRSRLSGGSLLNRTVSRRSFEDPAEVSIRGSTYRSETLDSSRTSLASGASVLNKIVSRRSFDDPVDVSIRGSTYRSEKLDSSRTVSSLQTKPSPVPDLERIVSRRSFEDAVDVSIRGSTFRSERPDSSRSGSSLQNKLDSSRSNLTSGSSVLNKIVSRRSFEDPVDVSIRGSTYRSDTLDSSRTSSSLENKLDSSRSSKLGPKESARSSLSSGSERFVDKIMRKMESYKSLIYSSDTPKTTSKDESARDLTDGSVKESVKDELDYEMIRKNTLMASHMLISDTELTSRTSSNDKPESSEHVVSDQVSSSRASSGRRLSKTFSSGQVEPVVNISEQVVKSLETFVSDENNRERDNNLFDSIKESDASSVASEVKFIFNIPNLEDVNVPKLKLETQDVGEKLDSSRVDGNDNFVSIKTLPMYNNLKPDIGKEREIKYVDHHSLDEAVEASENMFEDEKQQMSDKIVHRQTSSSFLLTSNSINYGDASAEKIARLEALDQLISKNYPSVQESINTVVEVIRLRSLNTQSSITPPVLTPSVHSVDNDMEVEKEDQLQTDMSEKVEKLDEFGTKSPSLDISEIPDLKKILSKVHEMYVGKDDKEQSLSGSRFSSIDDVYIHLDKIEKLYSKSYTTEMDRTEPKVDDVPKPQLDVGEPVGSMGTMDSVYGLDSMYKSRDDVEVEKVTEDPEIDVPELELVDETMGSMDSGVYGLDTMYKSNDSMFELETLYKQTSNVVNKSLSDEIYDTDKDEVLEQTEPQDTLLNTISKSFDTITQELTVDNITKKLSMDSITDKLSLDNLTEGMSIDDLSKKFTMDSIAGKLSVDGITEKLSVDGITEKFEGITLDNLSREISNIGEEITGMLSSKSSVRSGLGPEELAKDEEVEEKQEPSVFESSKLMISSIFDNITIYPSKTQTPTESSDQTQVEQKEEQYQQNQQDEEYGVVELSENNVFIDKYNLVRRISLDSSSSYVSSTSSTERTTSDSGGQTLENSSGEYTQPNQSIEYSDGSSLLNFPAAQVIDSTDSVNLDSASLDSGTVDTSAMDMDHSVLDNSVTVDNSAMDMDNSPKDSADVSYLTSDKGLHSSVESFGTDDFSESVHSTDSSASVTMDNSVTLDNSVTADNSVTMKESSESSELSESELTSSLSSRSDVDKGTNTVSLSEDTHSLCSSLNTTTDTSTTSINSSDNTTITDSSNTSLTESVSMSDSVDTSLTESSSSRRTSMDSDFQDGTGLNNQSPFSGLSDNSSIVYSKQFSDFNESQSDQQDLEQHDCLGDQNVEQDKFRVEVDSQRQNLEQDNFKGDLDLESQNFRHLESDLENQNFGNFQRDLEKQDYSKDKVNSDEFEGDYDDQKYEDEGMDEEYVDTDETVDSYEEEEEEYDEEMILNIKNLFMSTLKNKYKSIGASFNAMDLECTGMVTCEVFLSFIEKLGIGAIDHREQNLMFELLKEDGKDYITVASFYRFSGECVTTLPELNQHFISIFGSSRMAFERFFTTLTKATMCSRVDFVLILTQVGIPEKDANILFDAVDVCEKDSVSVFTILKILVGDWDAVTAFEYEEKINTNFNRLLTYLSPETDNFNSEFTRTLSSQFFEQGLDCSLVNDSYEEFYIDRELFYFDELYSLISSKPEFKQVSLPQKRFIISLFNIITFGPSAASSESDEDSNPPEEFAGEDKMEHVDLICSNEYDVPLIALISGSADMSFEGITYPKHVKFNGPSFPNYEQFIQSAHVYTSPEPIPTNKTPCNYNITVANPQSKAQGRENVVGIMPLTSFIYNVIPLLNERSRRVPVMFQFLKTVSSFGVYTDEELDTIVAACTVRQFKLHETVIKTGEVPTHFYLIFNGSVTITNEFNFQFKTVSKGNFFSTFDIVNNQLNTFTVYANCTLVLLSWERSEFFRVFTKYYTLLDHDSCNMDDFQIQVSQKSIDKKVSFAETP; the protein is encoded by the coding sequence ATGATGGACAAAGATAAGAGAGTTAAGGATCTGGTATTGCCTAGTATGTTGGAGTACAAGGTGATGGAGGATTTCAGGCGCACACTGTCAAAACGACCATACGAATATTTGGAAGATGGGAACTACGACGTGTATTTGAAGGATACTAAAAAGCAGAAGGATGAGAAGGAGCCATACGTATCAGTGCACAGAAAGGAGCTAATTAAGATATACTCAGACATTTTGACACTGATTAAACATAAACAGAAGCATATAAACTCACAACTCGTTAACCCGAAGTTCGATATTGCAAGACATAACTTTATTTGCATTTGCAAAAATTCAGTCAAGTTCCATGACTACTATTTGAAGTCTGGATCTCCACCACGCAGTGTGTCTGAACTCAAATCTAAACCTGAAAAAATGCCTAAAGTTCCAGAGGAAAAGCCGGCAGTTAAGCCCAAACCCGAAACTCCAGAGTTAAATGAGACTAATTATGAAAAGGCATATTTGGTATCAACATCGAGGACTGACGAGAGCCAACAAGATGATTACTACTCGCGTTTAGATACCTACTTCAGCCTTAAATCAAAGGAACACACATCGCCATCGACTGAAAGGGTTAAATCGACCAAATTAGTGGATAAGAGTGGTAAGGGAGTAACATTTGCAGGAGTTGGCAGTGTGCAAAAAACTAGTTCATTTGTAGATCCTGTGAAAAAAGCTGATTCACTTGTTGAAAGTTTGCAAAAAAGTGAAACGTTTTCCTCAGAATCATATCCTGAGTCAATGGAACGCAAAGATACGTATAAAGTCGAAGATTTGATGCAACTCCCATCACTGAATATTGAGGCTTTGCACCCTTCAGAGTCTCGAGAGAGTTCAGTGGAATCAGTTAAGGTAAGGCCAAAACCAAGAGAAAGGAAAGTAAAAGATGTGAAAACTGGAGATAAACAAGTTGAACAAACTGTTTATGGAGTTGATGAAAAAGTAGATAAAGAAGGTGAACTGGACTTCCAAAAGAGTTCATTGTTGAATAACCAGGAGGCTGAGATGAGGAACGACTTGTTGCACTTGTTTGAGAGTGTGGGAGTCCTTTCAGACTTGCCAAGGGAAAGATTGCTTGAGTTGAGTTCTCACTTTAAGTTGAGGTCATTTTTTGCAAAAACAAGTATAATTCTGGCAGGAGAATACCCGAAGGAGTTTTACATAGTAGCATCAGGTACAGTGTCGAGTTATGCTTATGACCCAACTGACACTGAGGACACTTACAGGAGAACATATCTTAGTTCAGACTACTTTGGAGAGTCGTTCATCATCGATGATGTTCCGAGTGACGAGTTCTACGTGGCAGACACACACGTCACACTCCAGGCGATGAACTCTAAACTTTTCAGAACACTGTTGGCAGACCAGTTTAACGCCTTCAAGTGTAGATTAAATGAGCTTAAGCACTATGCCAGTTATGGAGCACACAGACTTGGAACAGGGAAGTTTCTCAGTACCAGGTTTGGAACTGCTAGATTGGGAACCGGGAAATTTGGTAATGTTAAGGTTGGAACTGTTAGATTGGGGACTAAAATTGGAACAAATCTTAATTTGGATAGGTTTATGACAGATGAGAAGGAAGTTAAGGCATACACAGTTTTGGGAAAGGAGTTACTTGGGTTTATGAAGAGTTTCTACTTTTTTGCAAAGTATGAGCAGATGAATAAGTTGGCTAAAAAGGTAACGTACCAGGAGTACTCTAACAAGGAGATTTTAGAAGATGTGGCTAAGGGTAGTGGCTTGTTTTTGATATTCAAGGGTAGAATATCCCTGCAAATCTACGAACAAAGTTATAATAGACAACTGGAACTTGTATCCTTTGCACCAAACTCGTACTTTTTCAATTTCAGACCTAATAGTGAAACTGTAGCCAACATACTAGACAGGAAGTCTTTAGTTGTAACTGAAAATGTAAAACTGCTGTATTTGGCTCAAAAGTATGTACAAAAGTGCTTATCAGAATCCTTACCGCAAATGACAACGTACCTTGAAAATCTGTACAAATCAAGGTATATCCACATTGCTACCGTTGGTGATAAAGTTACGAGTAGCACCAGTAGTGATGAGGATAGTGAAGATTCAGTTGATGATATAGTTCCTGACAAAACTGCTTCCTCATCAGAAGGCACTGAATCATCTAGTGATGATTCGCCCAGTTTATCTGAGTCTCCTGTTGCCCCTAAGGATTTGTCAGATTCTCCAGAACCTTCTAAGGATTCTTCTGGAACTATTAATGACACTGAACCTACGCCTGAGGATAGCATTGAAAGTATAAAGGAATCAACTGACAGTGTCAAGTGTAGTGAACAAACTGTTGAGGATAGTGAAAGTGTCAAAGAAAGCGAGCCTGTCCCTGATGATAGCAGTGAAACTATAAAAGAATCTACAGACAGTGTTAAAGACACCGACCCTATCATTGAGGATACTATAATTGAGGATAGCGAGAGTGTTAAGGATTCAGAACAAACCCTTGAGGACAGTGAAAGTCTTAAGGGTAGTGAACAAAGTCCGGAAAGTGCTTCTGAAGATGGTCTGATCGTCTCAAGACGGTCTTTTGAATATCCTGCCGATGTTTCAATTCGTGGGTCAACCTACAGAAGTGAAAAACTCGATAGTTCAAGAACTGGCTCCAATTTACAGAGCAGACGTGATAGTTCTAGAAGTGTTTCAACCCTGGAAAATAAGCTTGATAGTTCAAGAAGTAGTAAACTCGAGTCTAAGGAGTCGTCAAGGTCGAGATTATCGGGTGGCTCATTACTCAACAGGACTGTTTCCAGAAGATCATTTGAGGATCCAGCTGAAGTTTCAATTAGAGGTTCGACATATAGAAGCGAGACCCTTGATAGTTCCAGGACAAGTTTGGCAAGTGGTGCATCAGTTCtcaataaaattgtatcCAGAAGGTCATTTGACGATCCAGTGGACGTTTCAATTCGTGGATCAACTTACAGAAGTGAAAAACTAGATAGTTCAAGGACTGTCTCAAGCTTACAAACTAAACCTTCTCCCGTTCCGGATCTCGAACGTATAGTATCAAGACGTTCATTTGAGGATGCTGTTGACGTTTCCATACGTGGTTCCACATTTAGGAGCGAGAGGCCCGACAGTTCTAGAAGTGGCTCTAGTTTGCAAAATAAGCTTGACAGCTCTAGATCTAACCTTACAAGTGGTTCATCGGTGCTTAACAAAATTGTCTCTAGAAGGTCTTTTGAAGACCCTGTTGATGTTTCAATTAGAGGTTCTACGTACAGAAGTGATACACTAGATAGCTCAAGAACCAGTTCAAGCCTGGAAAATAAACTTGATAGTTCAAGGAGTAGTAAATTAGGGCCTAAGGAATCAGCAAGATCAAGTTTAAGCAGCGGTAGTGAACGTTTTgtggataaaataatgaggAAAATGGAATCATATAAATCACTAATCTACTCATCCGATACACCAAAAACCACAAGTAAAGATGAAAGCGCTAGAGATTTAACTGATGGTAGTGTTAAAGAAAGTGTTAAGGATGAGTTGGATTATGAAATGATCAGGAAAAACACATTAATGGCATCACACATGTTGATTTCGGATACTGAGCTTACGTCAAGAACATCTTCTAACGATAAACCTGAGTCATCAGAACACGTAGTATCTGATCAAGTTTCATCATCAAGAGCTTCTTCTGGAAGGCGCTTGTCCAAAACTTTTTCATCGGGGCAAGTTGAGCCAGTTGTGAACATTAGTGAACAAGTAGTTAAGAGTTTGGAAACATTTGTCTCAGATGAGAATAATAGAGAGAGGGATAACAATTTGTTTGACAGCATAAAGGAAAGTGACGCTAGCAGCGTAGCAAGTGAAGTTAAGttcatatttaacattcCAAATTTGGAGGATGTGAATGTACCGAAACTGAAGCTTGAGACTCAAGATGTTGGTGAGAAGTTGGATAGCTCAAGAGTTGATGGTAACGATAACTTTGTAAGTATAAAAACACTACcaatgtataataatttgaagcCTGATATTGGTAAGGAGCGTGAAATTAAGTATGTTGACCACCATAGCCTGGATGAAGCTGTAGAGGCCTCTGAGAACATGTTTGAGGATGAAAAGCAACAAATGTCAGATAAGATAGTTCACAGACAAACCTCTTCGTCATTTTTGCTAACCTCAAATTCTATCAACTACGGAGATGCCTCAGCAGAAAAAATTGCGAGATTGGAAGCACTGGATCAGTTGAtaagtaaaaattacccCTCTGTCCAAGAATCTATTAACACCGTAGTAGAAGTTATACGATTAAGGTCTCTTAATACACAGTCTTCCATTACACCGCCGGTTCTTACACCCTCAGTTCATTCAGTTGATAATGACATGGAAGTGGAAAAGGAGGATCAATTACAGACTGATATGTCTGAAAAGGTTGAAAAATTGGATGAGTTTGGGACAAAATCACCATCACTTGACATTAGTGAGATACCAGAccttaaaaaaatattgtCAAAAGTCCACGAAATGTACGTTGGCAAAGACGACAAAGAACAGTCACTAAGTGGATCCCGGTTCTCATCAATAGACGATGTATATATACACTTGGacaaaattgaaaaattatattccAAATCATACACCACTGAGATGGATCGCACTGAGCCTAAAGTTGATGATGTTCCTAAACCCCAACTTGACGTTGGTGAACCTGTGGGTAGTATGGGTACTATGGATAGTGTTTATGGACTTGACAGTATGTATAAATCTAGGGATGATGTCGAGGTTGAAAAGGTTACTGAAGATCCTGAAATTGATGTTCCTGAGCTTGAACTTGTTGATGAAACTATGGGTAGTATGGATAGTGGTGTGTATGGGTTGGATACCATGTACAAGTCCAACGATAGTATGTTTGAATTGGAAACATTGTATAAACAAACTTCAAATGTGGTTAACAAATCCCTATCTGATGAAATTTACGATACTGACAAAGACGAAGTTTTAGAGCAAACTGAACCTCAAGATACCCTACTCAACACCATCAGCAAATCATTTGATACGATAACCCAGGAATTGACAGTGGATAATATAACCAAGAAATTATCAATGGATAGTATAActgataaattaagtttGGATAACTTAACAGAAGGAATGTCAATTGATGATTTAAGTAAGAAATTCACAATGGATAGCATAGCTGGAAAATTATCTGTTGATGGTATAACTGAGAAACTGTCTGTAGATGGAATAACTGAGAAGTTTGAAGGAATAACATTGGATAACCTGAGTAGAGAGATAAGTAACATTGGTGAAGAGATTACAGGAATGCTTTCGTCTAAATCAAGTGTGAGAAGTGGTTTAGGGCCTGAGGAATTGGCTAAGGATGAAGAAGTTGAAGAAAAACAGGAACCGAGTGTGTTTGAATCTTCAAAATTAATGATCAGTAGCATTTTCgataatattacaatttacCCATCAAAAACCCAGACACCAACTGAATCATCTGATCAGACACAAGTGGAACAAAAAGAAGAACAGTATCAACAAAATCAACAAGATGAGGAATATGGTGTAGTGGAGTTGAGTGAGAACAATGTATTTATTGACAAGTATAATTTGGTGAGGAGAATAAGCTTGGATTCATCGTCATCATATGTTAGCTCGACGAGTAGTACGGAAAGAACCACTTCAGATAGTGGGGGCCAAACTCTTGAAAATTCATCTGGAGAATACACACAGCCAAACCAGTCAATTGAATACAGTGATGGTTCCAGCCTTTTGAACTTCCCAGCAGCCCAAGTCATTGACTCCACTGATAGTGTTAATCTTGATAGTGCTAGTTTAGATAGTGGAACAGTGGATACAAGTGCTATGGATATGGATCATAGCGTGTTAGACAACAGTGTCACCGTGGACAATAGTGCAATGGATATGGATAACAGTCCTAAGGATAGTGCTGATGTGAGTTATTTGACCAGTGATAAAGGGTTACACTCGAGTGTTGAGTCGTTTGGAACTGATGATTTCTCTGAGTCAGTACACTCAACAGATTCCTCAGCCTCAGTAACAATGGATAACAGTGTTACCTTAGATAACAGTGTGACTGCTGACAATAGTGTTACAATGAAGGAAAGTTCGGAGTCAAGTGAATTGTCAGAATCTGAACTGACAAGCTCGTTAAGCAGTAGAAGCGACGTTGACAAGGGCACAAATACCGTAAGTCTTAGTGAGGATACTCACTCTCTCTGTTCATCATTAAATACAACTACTGACACCTCAACAACTAGCATTAATTCCTCAGATAATACTACAATAACGGATAGCTCTAATACCAGTTTGACTGAGAGTGTGAGTATGAGCGATTCAGTTGACACTAGTTTAACTGAAAGTTCGAGCAGTAGACGAACGAGCATGGATAGTGATTTCCAAGACGGCACTGGACTTAATAATCAGTCGCCATTTTCTGGATTATCCGATAACTCCTCTATTGTTTATAGTAAACAGTTTTCTGACTTCAATGAATCACAATCTGATCAACAAGACTTAGAACAGCATGATTGTTTGGGGGACCAAAATGTAGAACAAGATAAATTTAGAGTTGAGGTAGATTCACAAAGACAAAATTTGGAACAAGATAACTTCAAAGGTGATTTAGATTTAGAAAGCCAAAACTTCAGACACCTTGAATCTGATTTAGAGAACCAGAATTTTGGAAATTTTCAAAGAGATTTAGAAAAACAAGATTACTCTAAAGATAAAGTGAATTCTGATGAATTTGAGGGTGATTATGATGACCAAAAATATGAAGATGAGGGAATGGATGAAGAATACGTTGATACAGATGAAACAGTAGATTCATATGAAGAAGAGGAAGAGGAATACGATGAGGAGATGATATTGAACATAAAGAATTTATTCATGTCAACATTAAAGAATAAGTACAAGTCAATAGGAGCCTCATTTAATGCAATGGACCTAGAATGTACAGGAATGGTAACTTGTGAAGTGTTCTTGAGTTTCATTGAGAAGTTAGGAATTGGAGCAATAGATCACAGAGAACAGAACCTGATGTTTGAACTGTTGAAGGAGGATGGGAAAGACTACATAACAGTTGCCTCGTTTTACAGGTTCAGTGGGGAATGTGTTACCACATTACCTGAGTTGAATCAGCACTTTATATCTATTTTTGGAAGCAGTAGAATGGCATTTGAGCGTTTTTTCACAACCCTAACCAAGGCAACGATGTGCTCAAGAGTTGATTTTGTTCTCATTTTGACTCAGGTTGGCATACCTGAAAAGGATGCAAATATTTTGTTTGATGCTGTTGACGTTTGCGAGAAAGATTCTGTGTCAGTTTTCACAATCCTAAAGATTTTAGTAGGGGATTGGGATGCAGTAACTGCTTTCGAGTATGAAGAAAAGATTAACACCAACTTTAATAGACTGCTGACATATCTCTCACCTGAGACTGATAACTTTAACAGTGAATTCACAAGAACACTCTCAAGTCAGTTTTTCGAACAGGGACTCGACTGCTCACTGGTAAATGACTCTTACGAAGAGTTTTACATTGACAGAGAATTGTTTTACTTTGACGAACTTTACTCTTTGATCTCCTCTAAACCTGAGTTTAAACAGGTATCATTGCCACAAAAGAGGTTTATCATTTCACTCTTCAACATAATAACATTTGGGCCAAGCGCAGCCAGTTCAGAATCAGATGAAGACTCCAATCCACCAGAAGAATTCGCTGGGGAAGATAAGATGGAACATGTGGATTTAATATGTAGTAATGAGTATGATGTGCCATTGATAGCATTGATAAGTGGTAGTGCAGATATGAGTTTTGAAGGTATAACTTACCCTAAACACGTTAAGTTTAATGGCCCTTCATTCCCAAATTATGAACAGTTTATACAATCAGCACATGTTTACACAAGTCCAGAGCCCATTCCAACTAATAAAACGCCGTGTAACTATAACATTACAGTTGCAAACCCACAAAGTAAAGCACAAGGTAGGGAGAATGTTGTTGGAATAATGCCATTAACGAGTTTCATATACAATGTTATACCACTGTTAAATGAGAGAAGTAGAAGAGTTCCTGTCATGTTCCAGTTTTTGAAAACTGTATCTAGTTTCGGTGTTTATACTGACGAGGAGTTGGATACTATAGTGGCAGCTTGTACGGTCAGGCAGTTTAAGCTTCACGAGACTGTGATTAAAACTGGTGAAGTTCCAACGCACTTTTACCTCATCTTCAATGGCTCAGTAACTATTACAAACGAGTTTAACTTCCAATTCAAAACTGTATCCAAGGGTAACTTCTTCTCCACCTTCGATATTGTCAATAATCAACTTAACACCTTCACAGTCTACGCAAACTGCACCTTGGTGCTTCTAAGTTGGGAACGTAGTGAGTTCTTCAGGGTATTTACAAAGTACTACACACTTCTCGATCACGACTCCTGCAATATGGATGACTTTCAGATCCAGGTTTCTCAAAAAAGCATTGATAAAAAAGTCTCATTTGCTGAGACAccttaa